Below is a genomic region from Oxyura jamaicensis isolate SHBP4307 breed ruddy duck chromosome 8 unlocalized genomic scaffold, BPBGC_Ojam_1.0 oxy8_random_OJ82568, whole genome shotgun sequence.
GGACCTGCCCAGGTTTTCCCACTGGAGCTCCAAATCAATCTCACTTCTGGCAGAGCCCAGAGGTTTGTTGCAGCAGAACAAGGTAGAGATTTTATCTTCATGAGGGTGGTGGAATCAAAAGGCGATTGTTTGCTGTCTCCTGGGCTAAGCTTCATTACTCACGATGGAGCTCCTGGGCTCGGACTCCTCCATCTTCTGGTACTTTCTGAAATGAGAGGGAGACAAACCTCTTGAGACCGAGTTCTTTGGTGCTACATTTCAGAGGCCTCCTGGAcacacagccagcagccagTAGGGCTGGAGCACGAGCTATGCTGCTGAATGCAGTGACCCCCGGgccatttcttctcctcctctcccagtgCCACGCAGCAAGGCAGAAGAAGCCTCACCTACGTCTCCAGATCCAAAGCACCACGATGGCAGCCACAGTCACGCCTGCCGAAAGAGCAGCCACAAGCCCCGAGATCAGCACAACCTTCGAGTTCCCTGAGAAACACACAGAGTGGGTGACTATGAGCTTTATAACTTCCATCCATTACCCGTGCCTCTCTGGTGGTGTAGGATGGTGCATCATCCCCATCCCTAGAACCTACCCCATGGGATGAGGAGGCTGCGAGTACCCAAGCTGCGGTGGCGTATACGGCAGGTGTAGCTGTGCCCATCACCAGGGTTCACAGCCAGGACGCTGCGGAGCTGGTAGGTGAGGTCAGCGTTGGGCAAGATGGCACTAGTGGTGAGCGTCGGGCCTGGCAGCACCTCCTGGCCGTCCCGAAGCCAGGCCACACTGATGGGCCGCGGGTAGAAGCCAGTGACATGGCAAACCaacaggagctgggatgggCCAGGTGTACGAGCGAAGACAGTGGCCACGGGTGGCTCTGGGTAAGGGTAAGAGCAAGGGTTAGGGAGAACCCCAGCAGGGGCATCACTTGGTCCCAGTGgtgggggttttggggtggaCTGTGTCTGAGTTGGGGTGGTCTCACCTTGTCTCGCCAGAGCTGCCTTCCCATACTGTAGTAACAACTCCATGTCATCGACACAGGTATCGTTGAAGAGGACTTGTATCAGCTCACTGAATGCGGTGTAGTTCTGGAGAGTGGCCTGGACATACCGTGACAGATCGGTGTCTTGATAGAGGATCCACTTGCCATGGTCCACATCATATCTGAGGAAGTCCTGGCCGTTATAGCCCACATAGGCAAAGGCGCGGGAGGTCCTGTTGGGATATAGCTCACAGCCTGCCATGCACTGGACCACAAAAGGGTCTGGaagggcagagaggagagagagatggTGTGAGGGGGTGGGGGTGCGGTCAGTGTCTCGGGCACAGCACTGGGTGCTTCCCCACCTCCTGGACTCCAGAGTGGATATGCAAAGAACACCAGATACTCACAGGGCACATCCCTCTCACTAGCACCATCATTGATCAGATGGCTGAACTTCTGCAGGTAGATTTTTATCATGTTCTCAATGGTGTCCCAGTCActgcggggcagggctgggcgcACCCAGGGCTGATAGAAGTGGATACTCCAGGTGCGCTTGTCCAGAGCCCCAAGCTCTATGTCTTCCAGCAGGCCCAATCCCTCTATGTCCACAAAGGAGGTGTTGTGGAAAGTGGAAAACTGGAGCAGCCGGATGGTGAAGGACCCTATGGGAGACTATGAGTCAGCAAGGGTAGAGGGGGACATAGGAAGAGGTCTGGGGAAAGCAAAGGGATAGAGGGATGGACATAGGATGCTCAAGgtcatcctcccccctccccagaacACTGTGGCCTTGGCAGTCCCATCTCCCACCATCCACAACCCTCAGGGTTGGATGCATTCCAGACAGGGAGGAGGTGTGTAGCCAGAGGACAAGCAGGGCTGCAAACACATGGAACAGgcagggaaaaaggagaagctCGCCTGTGAGGTCCACAGAAAGATAGAAGGGGTGAGGAAGGACTCCTGCTTACCTTCTGGATCTGCCCATGTGCCacgcaggaggaggaggaggaggaggaagagagggtgCTGCATGGTGACAGTGGTGAGAACCTAAGTTTGCAGTTActgcaggaggagaaaaggacTGAAGGAGCCAGGGCCACACGCTTCTCGCCAAGGCAGCTCTACCCAGGAAACGCCCACTGTGCCAGTGTGTGCTTGGCACCCAATAGCACAAGCACTGAGGTTTTGGGGAGGGCCCCAAGGTTCCTTCCAAGGCGGGGCTGGGCTCTGACACCCTGGCCCTGGGCTGTGAGAGTCGGGGGAATGTGGATGGGTGTGAGGCTGTCCCACTTGCTGTAGGTAGGGTTCCCTATGGACATGGTGGCACCCCAATACCTAGAAGGTGCAGGTAGCCAACTCCTCTTTTCCACTGCTGGTGAGGGTTGGGGTCCAGCCTGGGTGTGGGCCGTGTTCACTGTCAGTGATGGAAATGTCTCTAGCTGCCATTTGCATCTGGAGCTATCAACCCTGCATGGCCCAGAAATCTCTATCCCACCTGTGCTGCCACCCCTGGAAGCAAACTGCAGGTTTGCCACAATGTGACCATCTTTCCTGTGGGGGACACAAACTCCATTTCAACAGCCAAGCATTGTGCCTTGGCTCTCCATTCTCCCAAGATGAGCACTGGCCCCATGCCTGTTTCTCACTGTCTCTGGATCGAGGGGACTGAGACTCGGTGCAGAGTTACTCCATGAGGGGTGTGGAGGGGACAATGGTCCCCACTTGCTGTCCTGGCACCATTCCTCCTGCCACCTGGCATTGGCTCAGCTACATCAGCTTGTCAGGAGCCCAGTACACCCGAGGAAGAAGGGCTGAGGCTAGGGGCATGTTGGGGGTGGGCAGTGCAGGGGAAAtgtctgctcctctgctcccccacAGTGCTATGGGGCTCTGACACCTCCCAGAAGACAGTCTGGGGTTGGGCTGCAACCTGGCActccccttctcttcccacCATCTTCGGTGTCACCCACTGTCTCCCCTCTCCAAGTGCATCCAGGCCATAGAAATGGGAATTGCAGGAGCCACAGCCCTCATTCCATCTCCCCATTGTCACGTAGAATTTTTCCTTAGATCTGGTCTCAACTCTCTCCTAGCAGGGCTTTGTGCCAGTCCTGCGTGGAACACCTACCTCTCAGATTCCCCTAGGTCACCTCtttagccttctcttctccagactagacaTAGTATCCCCAACCTTTCCCCATAAGACCGACCTTTCatcccttttaccagctttcttaccctcctctggatgctttctaGGATCTTAATATCCCTTTGATATTGTGGAGACCAGAACAGCACGCAATATTCAATGTGAGGCCACACCAACTCTAAAAAgagtgggagaatcacctcttttgcCTGGCTGCCTATGCTGTGCTTAGTGCATCCTAAAATGCAATTTACCCTCCTGGCTGCCATTGAAATCAGCATTGAGCTGTGGCTCAGCAGGGTGGCCTGGCCCCAGAGAGGATGGTGGCAGGATGGGTAGGGCAGCACTGGGGCAAACTGGAAGAGGATTCTCACTCAGATCAGGCACCAGTGCCAAATCACCCACTGGGTACACATAGCATTGGGAAAGCACACCTGGCCTCATCGCCATGTCCCCTAGCCACTGCTCCTCTCTGGCTGTCCCCTTGGCACATCCCCTCACCCAcagtttcttttccccttcctcgGGGGTGCCC
It encodes:
- the LOC118157635 gene encoding T-cell surface glycoprotein CD1b-3-like — encoded protein: MQHPLFLLLLLLLRGTWADPEGSFTIRLLQFSTFHNTSFVDIEGLGLLEDIELGALDKRTWSIHFYQPWVRPALPRSDWDTIENMIKIYLQKFSHLINDGASERDVPYPFVVQCMAGCELYPNRTSRAFAYVGYNGQDFLRYDVDHGKWILYQDTDLSRYVQATLQNYTAFSELIQVLFNDTCVDDMELLLQYGKAALARQEPPVATVFARTPGPSQLLLVCHVTGFYPRPISVAWLRDGQEVLPGPTLTTSAILPNADLTYQLRSVLAVNPGDGHSYTCRIRHRSLGTRSLLIPWGNSKVVLISGLVAALSAGVTVAAIVVLWIWRRRKYQKMEESEPRSSIVSNEA